The genomic window TAGTATATGtgtaaaaatgttgttttgtCACAATCAGCCAGTATTTGGCGTACaatatattgttgttgttgttgttgtggcgtattgtgttgttgttgtaaatttaatatttaccttaAGCACGACCAGCGCATCAGCCATCTCGTTGGCGAGCTCCTCTAGTTTGGGCCCGATCATTTTGCAGGGTCCGCACCAGGTGGCCATGAAGTCGATGACCACCAGCTTGTCGCCGGCCTCGGACAGCCTGGTCTTCAGGTCGTCGGCGTCTTTGATGTGGATGGCCATTTTACTGAAACAATATGGTTGGCtcaattagattttttttaacagactGAGAcaatcaatggggttggcaactgtcaaaggtttttataGTTGGCGCCAGAATAGGGTTTTTTACCtgtctagttttgttctatgagatttggcttaaaaggcTAGCATCCAGGCAAAAAAAAGCGTTTTGTAAAGCTTAGTATAAGTATGCCTGTATGCGTTCTTGGCAGCATTAGCGAAAGGATTAATACCTGTCTGTTTAATCTCATATAGTGTTAACTATACCGTCTGCTAAAATTTATCAAATTTGAACTTGTTGGCTATCCAGCAAAGGATAAATGACTATACTTTAATGAGCCAATTATTGGGTATTCGATTCCCCGAAATTGAAATCAATGACCCAACAGCCCAAAAGTTTCTAAAAAGTTAGGTGACCTCTTATTTTGACTTATGACCGAAGAATGATAGGCCGGCcacacatttttagggttccgtacccaaagggtaaaaacgggaccctattactaaaactccgctgtccgtctgtctgtctgtcaccaggctgtatctcatgaccgtgatagctagacagttgaaattttcacagatgatgtatttatgttgccgctataacaacaaatactaaaaagtacggaaccctcggtgcgcgagtccgactcgcacttggcgggttttttctgtcgtgttgtgtcgtgacgcatcaGAACGGcaatcggtttcatacatttaatatggttgcgttcacatttgtctgacgtgtcgtgaaaccgatatgcgtcacgacacaacacaacacgacacgtcagacaaatgtgaatctGGCTTTATGTGCaggcaaccatattaaatttatgataCCGATTGCCGTTCtgatgcgtcacgacacaacagacaaatgtgaatccGGCTTTATAAAGTTGCATACGcggaagtaaaataaaaagcaTAATATAGAGTCATCTAACACCTACTGAGTACTACCTATAttagtaaatttagtaaatatATTAGTATCGAACGCGTCGCGACCTTCAGACATGACCTAACCCGAATAAGACGACGTTTTCAACGCAAGTAGCTATGGCTATGACTCAGCCGTCTCGTCAACTATGGTGCCAAGACAAGTAAAAAACGTATCTCAATAGTAGTTTTATTGAGGCACCGTTTTATTGCTGGAGGCTACGATTAACAACTATAAGTAACTACTGAATTCATTTGGCGaagattttaatacaaattgagtattagatatatgtattattaaaattactttttataaaataaattaaattagttggtgattaaaaattatattaagggGTCATCACACGCTTAGGGTGGGGGGGTGCTACTATTCTAAAaagggtcaagaaaatgtgacatgttgtgacaagggggaggggggagtcgcAAACTTTGTGAGctcacattaacttatttaaattattttattcgctgtacagttaaataataagtttttggaacgataatcgtttttaatcgtttaattttctttcctaatctgttttgggttataaaattactaatatttattttgtctaaaatattttgatgaagtattactattacttaattcaatttgacgatttcattgaaaacatgtgacgtcacaccccctgttgtgacgtcacatgttgggggggggggttgccaaatgtgaccaagtgtgacaaggaggggtcaaaaaaaaatcgagtgacgtaattaatggatgaaccgtaattataattatcacaATGTGTCAGTGTCACGATACAGATTTCATTTTAATTCATAAAGTTAATAATGTATTACTAATTATGGTGCAATAAACAAACCCAACAATATAGTAATTGAGGTCCTTCTTACTTCCTCTAACAAACAATACTACTTTAGAAAGAGATATATACTATAGCAATAAAATAGGCGTAATTATCATGGCGCCAGCGCCACCAGTTGGAACGAATACAAGTTCAACGTATAGACGACATGGTTCCAAACcacaattgtataaaaaattga from Cydia strobilella chromosome 23, ilCydStro3.1, whole genome shotgun sequence includes these protein-coding regions:
- the LOC134751903 gene encoding thioredoxin-2 yields the protein MAIHIKDADDLKTRLSEAGDKLVVIDFMATWCGPCKMIGPKLEELANEMADALVVLKVDVDENEEIAAEYNVNSMPTFVFLKNSKKLEEFSGANVDKLKNTILKLK